A genomic segment from Spinacia oleracea cultivar Varoflay chromosome 3, BTI_SOV_V1, whole genome shotgun sequence encodes:
- the LOC110791681 gene encoding uncharacterized protein isoform X1, whose product MTIRGGGNWWRWLRRVRGRQRGEGWCFVVAGQRGEDCGRAGLQDGNIRILLKVDSIMQGRSYPYHDSACTCKGMPGFHFKPPWLIFFITMPPHYISHSTKIEVQDLFLLGCLLDSRTNNNHSPMSQLQTRFQARQLQRGNPSSTASGHADGWNPQLPSL is encoded by the exons ATGACGAT CCGCGGCGGAGGGAACTGGTGGCGGTGGCTGCGACGAGTGCGAGGAAG GCAGCGTGGGGAGGGCTGGTGCTTTGTTGTTGCTGGGCAGCGTGGGGAGGACTGTGGCAGGGCAGGGCTGCAAGATGGCAACATAAGGATACTGCTCAAAGTTGACAGCATCATGCAAGGAAGAAGCTACCCATATCATGATAGTGCATGTACTTGTAAGGGCATGCCTGGTTTTCATTTCAAGCCACCATGGTTAATCTTTTTTATCACCATGCCCCCACATTACATATCTCATTCCACCAAGATTGAAGTTCAGGATCTCTTTCTACTAGGCTGTCTGTTGGATAGTAGAACCAACAATAATCATTCACCCATGTCTCAATTGCAAACCAGATTTCAAGCTCGTCAACTGCAAAGGGGTAATCCTTCATCAACAGCTTCAGGCCATGCGGATGGCTGGAATCCTCAACTACCATCCCTCTAG
- the LOC110791681 gene encoding uncharacterized protein isoform X2, which translates to MTMQRGEGWCFVVAGQRGEDCGRAGLQDGNIRILLKVDSIMQGRSYPYHDSACTCKGMPGFHFKPPWLIFFITMPPHYISHSTKIEVQDLFLLGCLLDSRTNNNHSPMSQLQTRFQARQLQRGNPSSTASGHADGWNPQLPSL; encoded by the exons ATGACGAT GCAGCGTGGGGAGGGCTGGTGCTTTGTTGTTGCTGGGCAGCGTGGGGAGGACTGTGGCAGGGCAGGGCTGCAAGATGGCAACATAAGGATACTGCTCAAAGTTGACAGCATCATGCAAGGAAGAAGCTACCCATATCATGATAGTGCATGTACTTGTAAGGGCATGCCTGGTTTTCATTTCAAGCCACCATGGTTAATCTTTTTTATCACCATGCCCCCACATTACATATCTCATTCCACCAAGATTGAAGTTCAGGATCTCTTTCTACTAGGCTGTCTGTTGGATAGTAGAACCAACAATAATCATTCACCCATGTCTCAATTGCAAACCAGATTTCAAGCTCGTCAACTGCAAAGGGGTAATCCTTCATCAACAGCTTCAGGCCATGCGGATGGCTGGAATCCTCAACTACCATCCCTCTAG